In Ooceraea biroi isolate clonal line C1 chromosome 6, Obir_v5.4, whole genome shotgun sequence, the genomic stretch CTCATTAATgcttattaatcaattttacatCTCGCTTCCGTCACTAGTTTATCTCCTATGTGCTTGtattaatgcattataatataatcaacaAATAAATTCATAACTGTGTACTTTCGcaataaatcatttatttaaaacgcgATAAATTGAATACGTGCCTTCTctcaaacaattattttgttttctattgtaccttttttattgctatattacatttattgaaaacatgTTACAATTgttaaactttaatttcttatattttgttaataactttttaaacaaCGAGCATCATTAGAGCGTCTAATATCTTTTGGTAGTGATTATCATGTAGATAACATATTTGAAAGTTAAGATTATTTTGGGGTTGCTTCttctatatatgtaattacttTCCTTTCGTTTAGCATATTTAAACAGCTTATAGAAATTGCTACTGACAGTCGATTGGCTTTACAACCAAAATTACTTTCCTATCATGATTCGATACAACAGTATCGTCAATACTCGAGTATAGGATTCAATCTACTTTGTATACACGTAAATAGTAAATGTATTGACATATATAAGTTACctttaatatgttattatattatataaaaaataattatttttatagaattagtaaaactatttattttgttcattGCATCAGTATATCACATATCATTACCAACATGCATGTAAAACCCGTCAATAATGTAGAAATCTATAAACAACGGATTACAAATTTCtactgtataaaaatattgttactttaaaaattaaatttcttgctTTCTCAAAAGcagcattaattttttttgtttatctaATCTTGTGATAAAAGTCTGATGAAGCTAGgtaaattatgttatttaattacatcatCGATATcataaagagaataaaaattcttcacaaattaaaaatttttattctctttatgATATTGatgatgtaattaaataacataattattatcatacaCATAATCATTAtcagaaaatttttataattataatgacaagtttttaagaaacaattctaggaatcaaatattttgagatgaaaatgaaaaagtatcattggaattaaaaagataattaacgaactgtaaatatttttttagtttaaaGTTTTGTTACTTCCCGTTACTATCTTAAGGGGATAACTTAATTCAGGCGAGGCGGTCGGTAGAGCAGAAAAATCAATAATCTGCAACGTTGCCGCGTTAAACTGATAAAGGGGTTGAGTGCCGGCGTCTTCATGAGAAGGTGGTTTTTATCGCGGGGAGTGAGAAAAAAGCTGTAGGGCGAAGATTCTAAGAAATTTAATCACTATTAATCACACGTGGGTCATGACTACGTCGCACATCGCGAGTACGTAGTTCGAGTGCCGTGAGTTCTTCGTGGCTTGTTCCCCATATTCAGGATTGCGCAAAACCGAGTGTCGTCCGAACAGTGTGTTGTTAATGACACGCATGCTTTACGAGAGAGATCAGTGTCTTTCCTGTGACTATTTTGATATTCAGTCCGTCGAATATGGCGGACGAAGTGATTGATAGATAAGTAACTGCAGTTCAATGATGAAGAACTTGAGAATTCAAGAATCAAAGAGTGCAAATATAATCGGAAGATTATATGATGCATATATAGGGttcaataattgttaaataggGTTCAATGAGTCTTAAATTTCCGGGACTTTAGGGCTTTTCTAAGGGaaagaaataagaatataaaaattcaatgatCTAAAAGATTATCCATGTCTAAGctaattaaatcaaaattagTATTTTAGATTTAAGGATTTAAAATTTACACGTAAATCcgaaaacttgaaaatttaAGAGTGTAGTAATATAGGAAGagtttaagaattaaaaacttttcaaCTATAAAAGCAAATGTCAATGAATTTACGTAGAAATACTGAAACTTTCATATTGATTTTTTTGAAATCTTATatacgtaaaatttttattcaagtaacatataaatacgtataaattgatttgtatgttatttattttataaatgcttTTACCTGCTTTTGACTGAAATTGTCAAatactttttactttttaggATATCAGCATGAGTCTCTGTCCACGGAGACGTTTTCGTATCACTCCTGTGCGAGCGCTGACGGCATTTTTTCTGATGGTCGTGCTTTTCTGGTATAGTCTCAGTCGGCAAGAGAGTCCTCAGCAGCCATGTAGCGTGCCCGAAGAATTTACTGAAAAATTACACGATCTCGCTTACAGGTTGGTATTTGTGATATTCACGAATACAATCCAGGGAAGAGGTAGATAAATCTAGAAAATAAACCTAGAATGACATGATTTCGCTTATGAGACATTCTGAACATTCTCACTCTTTCATTGTTTCAATCAAGACGTTAAATTACAAAACtgtatatgaaattaataaaatattgcttttaATTGGTGTCAAGTTGAATTTAGaaaatcagaaaatatttatttttagtcCTTAATGCTAggcttatataaatattatgcttgcataattttctttctcttttcatttGATCAGGGCCCACTTAGTACTCACTAAATTGGGTATCGTTCACTTTCTCTGCCTGGGCGGCCTTTGGGGTCAAGTTCGCATTGGCCGTGCACTGCCATGGGCCCGTAAAGTGGAATTATGTTTAGTGGATACGCTCCGTGACGATGTCTTAATTACGAAAGCCTTCCGAGAGGTCGGTTTGAGCGCCACTTACCTTCACGCGGCAGGAATTTATAGAATACAGGAGCACGAGGTCGGCGAGGATGCACCCAAGATAGAGGTGATCGTTTTCGAGGAAGACGCAGTGGTAAGAAAGCTTCTAGAAGGAAAATtcctacagggtgtcccatgggaagttgctgaaactaatcagctgtcatttttaaacgcaTGCAGtgattgaaaaaacaaaaattgcgttggaaagaggaaagtctgcagtttttaatgggtataaataaaatttagcaaaatgtttgtatatcagtttattttattaatgaaaaatatgctaataatcgagtaagctaatgataaatattttcaaagtgtgcaccatctgaatttgtacaaaaatcaattcttttacgaaaacttgtgaaaactttttctaacatgtcgtctttaatgttgctgacgacctttttaatagctactactaaatctgacactgtttctggatttccggcataacaatggtccttaatgtatccccaaagaaagaagtcacatggatttaaatccggcgagtacggtggccattctagccccccctgggcaaatttagggtatcccagaccgatgactcgattgccataaactttatggattgtttcgaagacctcctgggttcggtgtggtggtgtcgctccatcctgcatgaaatgaaatcctctgaccaggcctcttttttttgcatgagggaagaattgtgtttcgagaagctgcttgtaactttcaccagtgactgttgattcgaagaattgcagataaattccttttaccgagatcgcagcccatgctgttattttttgtggatgtaaaggtttagccagagaaacgttgggattttccgaccctcaaaatctataattttgtttattaacatatttgtttgttaacataaccatttagccagaaatgtgcttcgtccgtgtaaattatcaattttgcatcaagttctccatcttcaaacattccatttatcgtcttgcagaattccacacgtttcgtcatagcgcgtttggttagcaattgatgcgatgttattttatagggatgcattttcaggaaatgttttaaaatcctgggtaacgttgttttggatatttcaagagcttgggcagcttttcgaatggaagaatttggattctcttcaaaatacttcttaatatcttcaatgttttcttctgcaactacagacacagaaggacctggcagatcatgtctacggtcttggatagttccatactgcataaaagtatcgataattctgataaaaataacacaaaacattattttaatgcagatttattgccaaaaaatggagtgacgtaacgcatacgtttaaagaaataataaattctaaccttttcagcgtgttttcgctcttaactttatgtgttccgtatttagtacgaaaccccctgtaagcattgctataaacttttcctctggaaaagaagcactcgacaagataaatcttttcttccatcgtcagattactcattttgacgcgcacggacttgcatctaccacaaccagaataaaactgcggacactcggatgaacgaccgttaaccgtaagatcctttctgaagtcatggaggggagaaccaatcgtttactttcagcaacttccatgggacaccctgtatatttagttttttgaaaataattttagattataaaaaatttcaatccATGATTAATGATTGTCTTTTTTTCGTTCCTCGTGTGTTGACATTACGATCTGATTGTATTAGATCCTAGCATACTGTTAACTACGTCAAATCCATCTTGTATCTATCTACTTGGACTTACAAactataaacatatatataattctaacGAGCATAAGTCTTCTCTGAAGTCTCCAAAAAATTAGGACAAAACATGTTTAAAGGATAATCTAAAAACGGAAAGAGATAGATTGAAATCATCGTTAAGGGAGACTTGATATTAATGTACAATAAAGTTTCACATATGATATTTATAGACGCAGATGGTGAGAAGGGTCGGTTGGACCAGGCGAGTTTTGCCTCCGGATTGCGAGTTCTCGCCAAGTCTGCAGTGCTTCCCACCACAACTCGTAATACCACCCTTACCAGCAAAACAATTTGGCGGCCGACTAATGCCCGTACCTCGGGAGGGCATAGAATTACAAAAGTATCACTATCCCAACGACTGGTGGTTGGAGATCAAGCCCACTGATTGTACTGAGCCCCAAGAGGCGAATGTATAGTGTATAGTGTATAATTTCGTGCGGaactttctccctcttttcgTAACTAGTATTGAGATATTGTCTACTTCGTCAGTTCGGAATATCCTTTGATTCGctaaaatgtaatttagtCAGCGATGCCAATCTggataagaaataataatgatccTGTTGATTTTAATAGTGCTGATTGATCAGGTTGGACTATCGAAGAAAGCTGTTGGATTTTATTGGATGTAGATATCGTTTAGAAATGGACAGCGTATGCGGTAAAGTTTGATACCCTACAATTGTTTGTAGGAATTCTGATTTAAGTTACAAAAAGTTCGATTTTAGATCGAATTTAACGACGTATTTGGCGACGTATAGAATACcatcttatttaatatagaaaGTATTCAAGTATTGTCGTAAAATGAGATCTGTAGTATCGTTGATACCGATCAACTGCTAACGGCTAACTAATTGCTGTCATAGCAATATTGCATTCTTagattattatcaataataaatagaatcgATAATACGTAATCTCTCTTTTAGTCATTCCTCATCCTTAAGATTTTCTATCATTGTCATgttccatttttatatttcaaatgtttatatacaATACTCAGTGAAAAAGAATTCTGCAGAATGACGGCATGGTAACGATGTTTTTTCGAAGGGctgttttactttttaaaagtGCGCATGGGtacgtataaaaaagaaaaacgtgtCCCTTActtttatgtatgtacattgcAACATATTTCAAGCTCATCAAAATCGGAGAGACATTTTCGTCGATTTCCttcgaaataaaaactttcatatactgtaaatttatatttatactataaggaagtaataaaataaaattaaaatctttatctgcattttatatattcaaaacaattatttatgaattatttttttaagtctTTTATagtcttttatatttttttattttagtctTTTAAGACAAGAAAGTCTTTTACATAGATATGTACTGccagaaatattataagaaaatggAATTAATATCCGTATATTCTTACTAagcacaaaaatagtttatcgtGAAATTACGATAAATACATGATATacgtaaattaatttagatatagttaaaatatattgttagcTTTAACTTACTTACTTACTTACTAATTATAcacttatttaaatatttatacataaggggctacttatatttaaatgaCACATCTGCTTAAAATAATGTACTTCGTTTTAACGAACTAACGTTTTTAACGTTTATATTAACTAACGTTTATGATTGAATTAACGTTAACGTGATTAACGTTATTTTAACTAACGTTTATGATTGGAGACAATCATCATTTAAATGGACAAttgttttattgcaatttattataagtTACAACAGCGATTATTATTCGATAAGCAAAATGGtaagaaacaataataatgtaatgatgaAGTATTTGCATTGTACTTCTTTAAGAAAGATCTACGGACTATTTCTATGTGGCAGcatgaaaaattgtattattaatttaattgcgaaTGTAATTGTAACAATACACATTttgtaatgttattattacgtcCCAAGATCTCCAGAAGTTGAATAAAGATCTATAAAAGATATTCACATCTTTTATTCAAATGTAAAACCAATTATTTGCTGCGACTAAAATATCTTCCTCTTtaattagaaagagaaagttctTAAGTACTTAAACAGAATCTCTCGATTATACGACGGCATTGGCGAAATGGACAACACAGTAACATCTTCAATGACCATCTCCTTCCAACGTCCAACAGATCTTCGAAAGTGTGCACATACTGCAGGTGTCTTGTCGTCGAAAGTATCTCGAAAGTACTTTTATAGACGTCCTCGTTTTTCTCTCCGTTATGTTTACGGCTCATCAACTCCAGCCACAGTACTTGGCATAAACATCCCTTCTACGTTTAGTCTTTCTACGATTAATGCTATTt encodes the following:
- the LOC105276727 gene encoding uncharacterized protein LOC105276727, whose translation is MSLCPRRRFRITPVRALTAFFLMVVLFWYSLSRQESPQQPCSVPEEFTEKLHDLAYRAHLVLTKLGIVHFLCLGGLWGQVRIGRALPWARKVELCLVDTLRDDVLITKAFREVGLSATYLHAAGIYRIQEHEVGEDAPKIEVIVFEEDAVTQMVRRVGWTRRVLPPDCEFSPSLQCFPPQLVIPPLPAKQFGGRLMPVPREGIELQKYHYPNDWWLEIKPTDCTEPQEANV